DNA from Mycteria americana isolate JAX WOST 10 ecotype Jacksonville Zoo and Gardens chromosome 19, USCA_MyAme_1.0, whole genome shotgun sequence:
AGACCACTATTTACAAATCCTTATTTCAGAGGCTCAGTGACCCTCCCCAAGGAGTCCATCAGCATGCCTAGATGCTGCTCCACAGGGATGCTCTCCGTCAGCACCCTAACACCAGGGCCTGATACAGCCCCACGAAacagctgaaagcagagaaagcGAAAGCGAGCTGGTGCTCGTGCAGTGTTTTTGCACCCCTACCTTCCAACTGCTTGTTATTTCTCTCATGCCTCCTGAGCTCCTGCTGTTCCCTCCGCAGCACATCAGCTGACACCAAGCCAGCTTTGACCCCAGATAACATCACGTTTGCCTGCAAATCAAACAAGAATCACATTTACTGCTAGCTGAGAGCTGTCCAGCGATCCAGAGGCGTGACGAGGGGAGGGCCCGAAATCAAGGGAGACGTGTCAGCAGACAGCCATGTTACAAAGCCACTTGGCCACGAACAACTTCACCAGACCTCCAGAAACAGAGTGCGCTGCGGCAGAGCTCCTCTCATGCCGCTTCTTATTGCGAGCGGAGGGTCTGGCACGGCCGCATACATGAGGTATATGAAATTTCTGCTCCTCAATTTCTAAGTCGCTGGACTTTTACAGTCTTCTGTCACCCAGAAGTAATCTACAGCTGAAGTGGAAAGACGGAACGTTTACCTTCTTGGGAGATCCCTTAGCGTCACGGTGGCGATGAGGTGAGAGGTCAGGGGGACTCCTGGAACTGTGCTGATCCTTTCCGGCTGGCAGAGTCCGTCGTGGAGGAGATAAATCAGAGTCCGAAGATTTGCTCCGATTCCGTTTGAGATGACCACGCTTAGGAGAATCGCTGCGTACATGGCTTGGCCTGCGGCCCGCATCAGAGGCATTCCGGGTGCCCCTCCGTGGAGATGGAGAGTCAGAGTCGCGCCTCAGGCACCTCTGAGGCGAGGGCACCTGCCTAAGCTTTTTTGTGGCTGGAGAAGCACCTGCAGTAAAGACATATACTAgctaaaaatcacagaattagACAGAATTAGTCCCACGAAAGGACTAAGCGTGGTGGCGCGTGAGGTTAGCTCCTAGAAAAATCAAGACCTGAAAAGACGACAAGCTGTAGGGAAAAGCCGAGTATGTGACAAGAGCCTGTGCCTGGAAACAGGGTTTAAACTCTGTTTTCCTTTCGGACATGTTTAAGCCTTAGCCAGCTAACTCTTAGGTTAATTCTAGTCCAGCGGATGAAAAAAATAGGATTACAAGAAGTAGCTGTACCAACAGAGATGACAACCTATCCGCTGCCGTTCCATGACTGCAGACTACTAATTCCACACCGCTCGCCTCTCAGGAGCGCGCAAACACGATCGCAGAGCGGGCAGCCGGCAAAGCACAGGACAGACAGAACAAACTCTTACGCACGCTCACCTTttgttctgctctgctttttgAGACTAGGTGACCCAGTCCTCCTTCTCCGAGGCGGTGACGAATCTGGGTCGGAATCGTACCTCTTCTTCCGTGGAGGGGACAGGTCTGGAGTAGCCTGACGCTTCTGACGTGACGAGGACTTGTCAGAGACGACGTGCCTGAGCTGAGATCGCTCGCCTTGGAATCCCCCTGATTGTGACCCGTCTGCGGTTTTGCAGCCCTTTTTCCCCGTTGCTGAAGTGACTCTCTTTGGAGAGACGTCAGGGGAGTCGTGGCGCTGTCGCCTGGGAGGTGACAGGTCAGGGGAGTCGTGACGCTGTCGCCTGGGAGGTGACAGGTCAGGGGAGTCATGGCGCTGTCGCCTGGGAGGTGACAGGTCAGGGGAGTCGTGGCGCTTCCGTCTTGGTGGCGAGAGGTCCAGGGAGCCGTTGTGCTTCCTTCTTGGTGGTGAGAGGTCCGGGGAGTCGTGACGCTGTCGCCTGGGAGGGGACAGGTCTGGGGAGTCGTGGCGCTTCCTTCTTGGTGGGGACAGGTCTGGGGAGTCGTGGCGCTTCCTTCTTGGTGGGGACAGGTCTGGGGAGTCGTGGCGCTGTCGCCTGGGGGGGGACAGGTCTGGGGAGTCGTGGCGCTGTCGCCTGGGAGGGGACAAGTCTGGGGAGTCGTGGCGCTTCCTTCTTGGCGGGGACAGGTCTGGGGAGTCGTGGCGCTGTCGCCTGGGAGGCAAGAGGTTGGGGGAATTGTTTCTCTCTCGCCTGGGAGGGGACAGATCCGGGGAGTCGTGACGCTGTcgcctgggagggg
Protein-coding regions in this window:
- the BUD13 gene encoding BUD13 homolog; translation: MMAAQGLSKAEYLRRYLSGPAAAEAAQPRRRRKKKPPGGAGRGGMRIVDDDVSWNSIAAVQEKEEEEDEGDMPVVAEFIDERPDEVKLMEEFRTNTKWKLLGDQNEDSQSSDISVPSKSTMRRQRHDSPDLSPPRRERNNSPNLLPPRRQRHDSPDLSPPRRKRHDSPDLSPPRRQRHDSPDLSPPRRQRHDSPDLSPPRRKRHDSPDLSPPRRKRHDSPDLSPPRRQRHDSPDLSPPRRKHNGSLDLSPPRRKRHDSPDLSPPRRQRHDSPDLSPPRRQRHDSPDLSPPRRQRHDSPDVSPKRVTSATGKKGCKTADGSQSGGFQGERSQLRHVVSDKSSSRQKRQATPDLSPPRKKRYDSDPDSSPPRRRRTGSPSLKKQSRTKGASPATKKLRQVPSPQRCLRRDSDSPSPRRGTRNASDAGRRPSHVRSDSPKRGHLKRNRSKSSDSDLSPPRRTLPAGKDQHSSRSPPDLSPHRHRDAKGSPKKANVMLSGVKAGLVSADVLRREQQELRRHERNNKQLEEESRHSETVFRDKSGRKRDLAQERLEQRQKAEAKSERDEQYAKWGKGLVQGRQQQQNVEDAIKEMQKPLARYIDDQDLDRMLREQEREGDPMADFIKKRKAKENKEKKEKPRYNGPAPPLNRFNIWPGHRWDGVDRSNGFEQQRFARIANKKAVQELAYKWSVEDM